A portion of the bacterium genome contains these proteins:
- a CDS encoding HD domain-containing protein, translating into MDHERLQRQLTFILETDKLKGVIRRTFVPGQDRCENSAEHSWQVALMACILAEHARQPVDACKVMKMMLVHDLVEIDAGDTYVYDASANTDKVEREQKAADRLFGLLPEDQAKELRALWEEFEARSTMEAKFARGLDRLMPMLHNYHTQGRSWLEHGITREQVEKTNVIMNDGSSTLWDYAKALIDSAVRDNFLNP; encoded by the coding sequence ATGGATCATGAGAGACTGCAACGGCAGTTGACTTTTATTCTGGAAACGGACAAACTGAAGGGCGTGATTCGACGAACGTTCGTACCGGGACAGGACCGGTGTGAGAATTCGGCGGAACACAGCTGGCAGGTGGCGTTGATGGCCTGCATTCTCGCTGAACACGCACGACAGCCGGTGGACGCCTGCAAAGTTATGAAGATGATGCTGGTGCACGACTTGGTGGAGATCGATGCCGGCGATACCTATGTCTATGATGCATCCGCGAATACGGACAAGGTGGAGCGCGAACAAAAAGCAGCGGACCGGCTCTTCGGCCTGTTGCCCGAGGATCAGGCGAAAGAGCTGCGGGCGTTGTGGGAAGAGTTTGAAGCGCGCAGCACCATGGAGGCCAAATTCGCCCGCGGCTTGGATCGGCTCATGCCCATGCTGCATAATTATCATACTCAGGGCCGCTCCTGGCTGGAGCACGGCATAACCCGAGAGCAGGTGGAAAAAACCAACGTGATTATGAATGATGGTTCATCGACCTTGTGGGACTATGCGAAAGCGTTGATCGACTCTGCGGTGCGGGATAATTTTTTAAATCCCTGA
- a CDS encoding winged helix-turn-helix transcriptional regulator: MNEPVDLLKAISDHGRLRILKLLETRSLCVCEITEVIGLATSTISSHLNLLKNSGLIEDEKDGKWINYRLASPPDPLFAQLWPVISKRLEQDPVIRADKKKAMQVDRHRICGNGK, encoded by the coding sequence ATGAACGAACCCGTGGACCTGCTGAAAGCGATCTCCGACCATGGAAGATTGCGCATTCTCAAGCTGCTCGAGACCAGGAGTCTGTGTGTCTGCGAGATCACTGAGGTGATCGGCCTCGCCACCTCCACTATCTCCTCTCATTTGAACCTTTTGAAAAACAGCGGCTTGATTGAGGATGAAAAGGACGGCAAATGGATCAATTACCGTCTGGCGTCGCCCCCTGATCCTCTGTTCGCCCAGCTCTGGCCTGTGATCTCAAAAAGGCTGGAGCAGGATCCCGTGATCAGGGCGGATAAAAAAAAGGCGATGCA